CGCGGACGCCCGACGACCCGCTGCTGACGACGGCCTACGACGCCTACCGCGGGATGCGCCTCGTCCGGGACCCGCCGTTCGCGTCGCTCGTCTCGTTCATCTGCTCGGCGCAGATGCGCGTCTCGCGCATCCACGGCATGCAGACCCGCCTCGCCCGCGAGTTCGGCGACCCCGTCGAGTTCGACGGCCGGACCTACTACGCCTTCCCGCGACCCGAGCAACTCGCTCGCGCCACCGAGGAGCGGTTGCGCGAGTTGCGCCTCGGCTACCGCGCGCCGTACGTCGCCCGCACCGCCGAGATGGTCGCCTCCGGCGAGGCACGCCCCGAGGACGCCGCCGACCTCGAGTACGAGGACGCCCGCGAGTACCTCACCCGGTTCGTCGGCGTGGGGGAGAAGGTGGCCGACTGCGTGCTCCTGTTCTCGCTCGGCTTCCTCGAGGCCGTCCCGCTCGACACGTGGATCCGAACCGCCATCGCCGAGTACTACCCCGAGTGCGACCGGGGCGGGTACGCCGAGACCTCCCGGGCCATCCGCGAGCGCTTCGGCGGCGAGTACGCCGGCTACGTCCAGACGTACGTCTTCCTCTACCTGCGGACCGGCGGCGCGGTCTGATAGGCGCTCCTTCGAACCCCCGACGGGTCGCCGCGCGGCGAGCCGCACGAGGACGCCTCGGGTGAACTACGTAGGTCGATATAGCGGACAGTATCCCTCTGACGGTACGTTTATCCGGGCGTCCTCGCAACTGACGCGCGACGGGCGAGACGGGCGGGACGACCACTCGGTCCGACCCCCGTCCTCGCCGGCGTCGACCGCGGCGGCCCGCCGACCGATCGTCGGCGACGGCGCGACTGCGACACCGACACGATACACCGACTATGTCCACCCCACCCGTCCGAATCGCGTTCGTGTGCGTCCAGAACGCCGGTCGATCGCAGATGGCGACCGCCTTCGCCGAGCGCGAGCGTGAGCGCCGCGGCCTCGACTGGGAGATACGAACCGGCGGCACCCACCCCGCCGAGCACGTCCACGAGGAGGTGATCGCGGTGATGCGCGAGGAGGGAATCGACCTCTCCGCCCGGACGCCGCGGGAGATACCGACGGACGAACTCCTGTCCTGTGACTACGTCGCCACGATGGGCTGTTCGACGCTCGATCTGAGCGAGGCCGAATCCGCGGTCGACGTGCGCGACTGGGCGCTCTCGGACCCCGACGGCCGGGACCTCGATCGCGTCCGGGCGATCCGCGACGAGATCGAGACGCGCGTGACCGCGCTGTTCGACGAGATCGAGGCCGACCTCGAGACGGCGACCTCGTAGGGGCACACTTTTTTCGCCCGACGGCGCACGGGAAGATATGAACGGAACCCGCGCACACGTGTTCGTCAGCGGAAAGGTACAGGGCGTCTGGTACCGCGACTCGACCCGGGACGCCGCCCGTAAACGCGGCGTCGGCGGCTGGGTCCGCAATCTCGACGACGGGCGCGTGGAGGCGGTCTTCGAGGGCCGGGAGGACGCCGTCGAGTCGATGGTCGAGTGGTGTCACACGGGGAGCGACCTCGCGCGCGTCGAGAGCGTCGACGTGGAGTACGAGCAGCCGCGGGGCGTCGAGGGCTTCGAGGTGCGCCGGTAGTCGGATCGGGATCGACGGATCGGCGATACTCGACCAACAGTAGAATGCCGTCGGACGTACGTCCGTCGCGAATCTCGCCACCCGGGCGAGTAGCGTCACGACGGTACGTCCAACAGTATAAGCTCCCCGGCACGCAAGGCCGGGTAGAGTCCCCGATGGCAACCGTCGAGACGAGATACTGTCGAAGCTGCGGAACCGAACTGGCTACGGAGGCGGAGGTCTGCGTCGAGTGCGGCGTCAACGTCCGCACGGACGACGTGGGCACGCCGACGGCGTACTGCCGCGACTGCGGCGAGGAGATCAAGGCCGCGGCGGAGATCTGCCCGCACTGCGGGGTGCGCCAGCGTCGGGCTCCGACGACGAGTAGCGACCTCGTCTCCGACGTCGAGCGCGCCGTCAAGGAGAACCGCGCGCTCGTCGCCGCCGTCGCGTCGTTCCTGTGGCCCGGCGTCGGGCAACTCGTGAACGGCGAGGTCGTGAAGGGGCTGGTACTCCTCGTCCTGTTTCCGGTCGCGGCGTTCACGATCGTCTTCGGGATCGGCTTCGTCCTCGCCCCGGCGGTCTGGCTGTACGCCGTCTACGACGCGTACACCACGGGCGAACGGCTCCAGGAGGAGTACCGCGCCCGGGAGGCTCCCCCGCAGGCTTAATCTCCCGCCGGCCGAAGCGCGGTGCATGATTTCGAGCGACAGGATGGCCGCCGTCGACGAGAACGCGGAGGCGCTCGGCGTCCCCCGCAAACAGCTCATGGAGTCGAGCGGAAACGCCGTCGCCCGCCGCGTTCGGGACCTCGTCGACCCGGGCGCGTCGGTCGCGGTCGTGGCCGGACGCGGGAACAACGGCGGCGACGCGTTCGTCGCGGCGCGCTTTCTCGACGGCTACGACGTGACCGTCCACCTCCTCGGCCGCGCGGGGACGATCGCCACCGACATCGCCCGCGAGAACTGGGACGCCCTCCGCGAGTGCGAGTACGACGCCCGCGAGGTGCGCGACTCGCGCAACCTCGACCTCGGGACGCCCGACCTCGTGGTGGACGCGATGCTCGGCACCGGCGTGACGGGCGAGCCGCGGGAACCGGAGCGGAGCGCCGTCGAGGCGGTGAACGCGACCGACGCGGTCGTCCTCGCGGTCGACGTGCCCTCGGGCGTGGACGCGGACACCGGCGAGGCGGCCGGCGTCGCCGTCGAGGCGGACCACGTCGTCACCTTCCACGACCGGAAGCCCGGGCTGGACGCGCTCGACGCCGACGTGACGGTCGCGGACATCGGCATCCCGCCGGCCGCGGAGCGGTTCGTCGGCCCCGGCGACCTGGGTTCGACCCGCCGCGCCTCGGACAGCACGAAGGGCGACGCGGGCCGCGTCTTCGTCGTCGGGGGCGGGCCGTACACCGGCGCGCCGGCGCTCGCCGCGCAGGCGGCGCTCCGGGCGGGAGCGGACCTCTCGTTCGTGGCCGTGCCCGAGTCCGTCAAGACGCCGATCCAGGGGTACGCCGAGGACCTCATCGTTCAACCGTACGGGAGCGACCGGCTCACCCCAGAACGGGTGGACGGGCTGGTCGAGACGGCGACGAGCTACGACGACGTCGTCGTCCTCGGTCCCGGACTCGGCACCGCCGACGAGACGCTCGCGGCCGTCGAGCGGTTCCTCGAATCCTTCGACGGGCGGGCGGTCGTGGACGCCGACGCCCTGTCGGTGGTGCCCGAGGTCGACACTGACGCGACGCTCGTCTGCACCCCGAACCGCCACGAACTCGCGGAGATGGGCGGTCCCGACGCGGACGACCTCCGCGCGCGCGCCGAGGAGATCGAGGCGTTCGCGGCCGACCTCGGCCACGTCGTGCTGGCGAAGGGCGAGGACGACGTCGTCACCGACGGCGAGCGGACGCGGATCTGCCGGGTGGGGACCCCGGGGATGACCGTCGGCGGCACCGGCGACACGCTCGCGGGCGTCGCCGCAGCGATGCTCGCCACGCGGGAGCCGTTCGACGCCGCGTGCGTCGCCCCCTACGTCAACGGTCGGGCCGCCGAACTCCTCGACGAGTCGCGGGGGGACGGCCTGCTCGCCTCGGACCTGCTCGACGCCATCCCGACGGCGATCTGGGGGGAGCGATGACCGAACGGGAAGGCGGCGCGGGGGACGGAGACGGGGGCGACCTGACCCACACCGACGCGGAGGGGAACGTCCAGATGGTGGACGTGGGGGCGAAGCCCGACGCGGCCCGACGCGCGGTCGCGGCGGGGGAGATCCGACTCAGCCCCTCGACCGTCGAGGCAGTTCGAAACGACGAGATCGGCAAGGGCGACGTGCTCGCCACCGCCCGCGTCGGGGCGGTGCAGGCCGTGAAGCACACCTGGGAGGCGATCCCCATGTGCCACCAGATCCCGATCACGAACGTGGACACCGAGTTCGACGTGCGCGAGGACCGCGTGCTCCTCGAAGTCGCGGTCGAGACGACCGGCAAGACCGGCTGCGAGATGGAGGCGCTCTCGGGCGTCACGACCGGCCTCAACGTCGTCTGGGACATGGTGAAGGCCGCCGAGAAGGACGACGACGGCCAGTACCCCGGTACGCGCGTCGAGAACGTGCGCGTCGTCGCGAAGGAGAAGCGGGAGCTGTCGTCGCTCTCGTAACTACCGCAGGGCGGCGTCGCCCGCCTTCCGAACGTCGGTCCGCGTCAGATCGGTGAGCGCGGGGAGGTCGCCCTCGGGGGCGAGTTCCCCGCCGACCGCGGCCGCCACGCCGCCGAACGCGCGATCGATCACGGGCGGTTCGGACGAGCCGAGCGACTCGCGAAGCGCCGTCCACCGCGCGTCGAGCGCGTCCGGGTCGGTCCCGTGCCACGGTCGCGGCGCGTCTGGCACGACGCGGGCGGCGAGTCGGTCGCCCGCGGCGAACGCGAGCAGGCGCTGCCAGCGGAACGCGACGCGCTCGACACGCTCGCGGTACCAGGCCTCGCCGTACAGGCGCGCCGCCTCCGGACCGAGGCGGTCCGCCCAGCCCTCGACGCTCGCGTTGAACGCGAGTTCGACCTCGCCGTCCGGGTAGGTCGTCCCGGCGACGCCGCCGAACTCCTCGACGACGGTCTCCCCGTCGCTCCACCCGAGGGCGATAGAGAGGGGCGATTCGAGGGGACACTCGCGCTCGCAGGCGTCGAGCGTGACGGTCGCGAGCCCGCGGGCCTCGCTCAACTCGCGTTCTGTGGGTCGCAGGTCGTACGGCATGGCGGAACCGTCGGGGAGGGCCGGAAAGGCCCTGTCGGATCGGTCGGGGGAGGGTCGCCGCCCCGACCGGAGCGCGGTCGACGGTTCGGAAGCGACGTCACTCGGCGGGGACGGGTAACTCGCCCGCCTTCGCCCGGGACTTCTCGACGACGACGGGCCGGGCCTCGAAGTCGACGACCACCTGCTCGCCGTAGTCCACGGCGTGGACGACGGCGTTGTCGTGGATCCACGAGACGAGGCTCATCGTCTCGTCGGTCATCGGCAGGACGAGCCGTTCGCGCTCGTACGGCGGGAGTTCGGCGTCGATTCGGTCGAGCAGGTCGTCGACGCCGGTCCCCTCCCTGCCGCTCACCGCGACGGGGGAGGGGGCGAGCGCCGAGAGCGCCGCCTTCTTCTCCTCGACCTCCTCCTCGGGGACCTTGTCCACCTTGTTCAGGACGGTGACGATGGGGGCCTCGTTGCGCTCGTAGAGCGTGTCGTGGCTCGTGACGAGCTTCTCGCGTATCTCCTCGATCGGCTCCGACACGTCCACGACCAGGAGGACGAGGTCGGCGCGGTAGACGGCGTCGAGCGTGGACTTGAACGACTCGACCAGCCAGTGAGGGAGGTCGGAGATGAATCCGACGGTGTCCGTCACGAGCACGTCCCGGCGGTCCATGTCCGCCCGGCGGGTCGTGGTCCCGAGCGTGGTGAACAGCTCGTCCTGGGACTCGGCGGTCGCGTCGAGGTCCGGGTGGAGGTCGTCGTTCTCGTCCACGTCGAGATCCGCCGCCACGCGGCGCAGGAGCGTGGACTTCCCGGCGTTGGTGTAACCCGCGAGCGCCACGAGGTCGAACCCCGACTCGCGGCGCTGTTCGCGGCGGTGCTCCTCGTCGCGCTCGATCTGCGACAGCTCCTCGCGGATGCGGCTGATCCGCGACTTGATGTCCTGCTCGCGGGACTCGTCGTACTCGCCGAGACCCATGAAGCCGGGGCGTTCGTCGCGCTTCGCGAGGCTCACCTTCGCCTCGACGCGCGGCAGTTCGTATCGCAACTCGGCCAGTTCGACCTGCAGTTGCGCCTTGCGCGTCTGCGCGCGCTGCCCGAAGATGTCGAGGATGAGTCGGAACCGGTCGACGACCTCGACGCCGTCGGGGAGTCGATTGCCGAGGTTGTACGTCTGGTACGGCCCGAGGCGATTGTCGAAGATCACGACGCCCGCGTCCGTCCGGGCGACGAGCGCCGCCAGATCGTCGACCTTCCCCTCGCCGAGACACAGCGCTGGGTCCTCCTTGCGGGTCTGCGTGACCTCGCCCGCGACGCGATAGCCCGCCGCGCGGGCCAGTTCGCGCACCTCCTCCGTGTCGGGCGTCCCTCGGTCGACCCGCTTCGCGATGACGGCCGTTTCGGGGTCTCTCTGTGCGCCAGTCACTCGCACGAGGGTACGACAGCCTCGTATATAACTCCGGGGCCGTTCGCCGAAAGAGCCTTATATGTCTTCCGCGTGTAGTATCACGAAACAATGAATGTCGACGTGGCGCAGTTGGGCCTCGACCTCGGGGCGGGAAGCGTCGTCGGGGCGGTGACGGGGTTCGCGGCCAAGAAGGTCGCCAAGCTCGTCGCCGTCCTCGTCGGCGTCCAGCTCGCGCTGTTCAAGTACCTCGAATCGCAGCGGATCCTCGTCGTCGATTGGGAACGCCTCTCGGCGGGTCTCCTGAAGGCCGGCGGTGCCGCGTCCTCGAACGCGCCCCCCTCCTGGCTGACGTCGCTCCTCTCTACGGCCTCCGTCACCGGCGGGTTCGCGGCGGGGTTCCTCCTCGGGTTCAGGGCAGGGTGAGCGCCGTCGTCCGCACCGTCACATCGCCACGACCGACCCCGACCCGACGACAGAAAGCTTTTACCGAATCAGCGAATCCACAGACCGATGCCCGTCCACTCCCCGTACGCGAACCTCGCAGTCCTCGCGGCCGTCCTCGCCGCCGGCGCGCTCGTCACCCTCTCGGTCTCACCGGCGGTCGCGTTCGCCCCGATCGATCGTCCGACGCGAGCCACGACGCTCGGCGGTCTGGTCGCGCTCCTCGGCGGATGCTTCGCCGTCGCGGTTGCCGGTTCAACCCTCGGATCGCGATGAGGTCGCCCCGATAGCGTCGGTGGTACGGACGAGCGGCGGGGGCAGGCGGCCTCGGTTCACCGCGTGCTCAGTTCGTCCTCGTCCTTGATGATCCGCGTGTCCGCCTCGCCGCTCGACGTCTCGTTGACCAGGTCGTAGAACTCGTTCTGGAGCCCCGCCGGGAACTCGACGACGCCGACCCACGAGCCGTCGTTCTGCCACTCCTCGCGCTGGAGGTCGCCGAACTGACGGATGCGCGCCTGCGCGCTTCCGGCGTACTCCGGGGGGACGCGGACGGCCATCACCACCTCGTCGAAGCGGATGGGGATGATCGGACGGAGCGCGTCGAGCGCGTCGTCGACCTGTCCCTCGACGGGGAGCATCGGATCGACCGTGAACCCCGCCTCCTCCAGCGCGCGCTCGATGCGCTCGGGCGGGTGGGGCGCGTTGTCCATCTGCGGGTTGACCGCGTTGCGCGCGATGCGGTCGACGAGGCGGCGGCGCTTCTGCTCCTGCATCTCGCGGCGCTGCTCGGCCGTGATCTGTATCTCGCCGCGTTTTATCACCTCGGGGATGATCTCCATCGGATCGGTCGTCCCGAACGCGTCCTCGAGATCGCTCTCGGCGGGCCGGTCGCCGCGCGAGGCGTCCTCGAAGACGTCCTCGGCGGCGATGACCTCCTCCAGTTCCCCGTCGAATTCGTCGCGTTTGATCGCCAGCGCGGCGTCCGGGTCCACGAGCACTTCGAATCGAGCGCCGTGCGATTCGAGTCGAGCCGTCACCGCCTCGTCGAGGGAAATCATGACGGAGAATACCGCTTCGCTCCTAAAGTGTGTTTCTTCGGCGGCGAGCCGTCTCGACGCGGACCGACGAGCGGCGACGCCAGCGCCGGGCGCGGCGCGATCGGACGCGACCGCGCGGTTACTGCTCCTCGTCGGCGAGGAGGTCGTGCTCCTCGAGGTAGGACGCGATCTTCTCCTCGTCGAACTCGTCGTACTGCTCGGTCTCGGCGTCGATGGTGGCGATGCCGAGGCCGTCCGATCGGAGTCCGTCGTCGCTGACGGACGCGAGCGCGTTGAGCGCCAGGCCGACGCCCGAGTCGAGGTCCATCTCCTCGCGGTAGTGCTCCTTGAGGTAGTCCTCGATGGCGCTGCGGTCCGCGCCGACGGCGAGCGCCTTCCACTCGTAGGGCGTGCCCGACGGGTCCGTCTCGAACAGGCGGGGACGGCCGCTGTCGTCGATGCCCCCGATGATGAGCGCGACGCCGAAGGGGCGCGCGCCGCCGACCTGCGTGTACTGCTGGATGTTGTCGGTGACCGCCTTCGTCAGCGTCTCGACGCTGATGGGTTCGCCGTAGCGCAGCTGGTTGATCTGCGCCTGCCGACGGGCGTAGTCGATGAGCTGTCGGGCGTCGGCGACGTGGCCCGCGCTCGCGATGCCGATGTGATCGTCGGCCTTGTGGAGCTTCTCCACGCTCGATCCTTCGAGGAGCGGGGAACTGATGCGCTTGTCCGCGACGAGGACCACGCCGTCGGTCGTTCGAACGCCGATACTTGCGGACCCGCGCTTCACGGCTTCGCGGGCGTACTCGACCTGATAGAGCCGTCCGTCCGGGGAGAAGATGGTGATCCCCCGGTCGTAGGCCTGCTGTTGACTTTGACCCTGCATCGTTAGTTGAGATCGTGTCCTGTCGCCCCCGCGAACCCCGACTCGACCCGCACGTCGACGCGGTCGTCCCGCGCGACTGCCGGCCGCTCGGCGCCCTCGAACGCGACGGTGTTCTCCTCCGAAAGTTCCGGCGGGCGCCGTATATACCTTTCTTCGCAGGCCCGGACGGTCCCCCCGACTCCCCGGACGGTCACGCCGATCGGGTGGCCGTCCACCTCGCGGACGCAGGCGAGGACCGCCCGCCCCCGGCTCACCTCGCCGCGCCGGACGCGGACGACCGCGTACCCCGCGCCGTCCTCGAAGGCGAACCCGTAGACGCTCAGGTCGAGCGCCGCGCTCCCCGCGTCGCCGACGAGGTTCTGCGCGGCGTACCACACCTCGCGCTGGAACGCCCCGCGGTCGAAGTCGGCGTCCGGCCAGCCCTCGAGACCGACCCCGAGGTAGCGCCAGCGCGGGCGGAGGTGCTTCGGGAGGTGTCTCACGTCCCGAAGTCGGCGTCGGCGGGGGTTTAATCGCTCGGAATCGCGTCGCTCGAACGCGCGCTCGCGGCCGAGCGCCGCCGGCGTCCGTCCGTCGGTTCGGGCGGCGCTCGGTTATACGGCTGCGACGTGTGCGGGGCGATGGTTCGGCGGTTCGCACACGAGGGGGCGAGAGCGTGCCCCGACTGTACGAGCGGGGTCCTACGACCGGTGTGATTCGGCACCGGGACGGCGAACTCCCCGTGTACTCTTCCCTCGGCGGTGGTGAGCGGCCCGGACGTTCGCTCGAACTGAGCGGTAAGCCGGGAGGTTATCCGGCTCCGAGGTGAGACGGGCGTATGAGCGTAATCGCGGACTGTACCGTCCCGACCGAGTCGTTCGCGCTCCGAGGAGCACTCGAGGACAACCCGCAGACGGCACTGGAGGCCGAAC
The Halomarina pelagica DNA segment above includes these coding regions:
- a CDS encoding DNA-3-methyladenine glycosylase family protein encodes the protein METGSIPVDSLSGGFDLQATVESGQTYVWSREDDRMFEDEVAHGGDAWYATVLPSRLTDGAPAVVQVRQRDGQIEWKSSVDAHDHLVRLLRLDDDLDAIAARTPDDPLLTTAYDAYRGMRLVRDPPFASLVSFICSAQMRVSRIHGMQTRLAREFGDPVEFDGRTYYAFPRPEQLARATEERLRELRLGYRAPYVARTAEMVASGEARPEDAADLEYEDAREYLTRFVGVGEKVADCVLLFSLGFLEAVPLDTWIRTAIAEYYPECDRGGYAETSRAIRERFGGEYAGYVQTYVFLYLRTGGAV
- a CDS encoding low molecular weight phosphatase family protein codes for the protein MSTPPVRIAFVCVQNAGRSQMATAFAERERERRGLDWEIRTGGTHPAEHVHEEVIAVMREEGIDLSARTPREIPTDELLSCDYVATMGCSTLDLSEAESAVDVRDWALSDPDGRDLDRVRAIRDEIETRVTALFDEIEADLETATS
- a CDS encoding acylphosphatase, yielding MNGTRAHVFVSGKVQGVWYRDSTRDAARKRGVGGWVRNLDDGRVEAVFEGREDAVESMVEWCHTGSDLARVESVDVEYEQPRGVEGFEVRR
- a CDS encoding double zinc ribbon domain-containing protein, whose amino-acid sequence is MATVETRYCRSCGTELATEAEVCVECGVNVRTDDVGTPTAYCRDCGEEIKAAAEICPHCGVRQRRAPTTSSDLVSDVERAVKENRALVAAVASFLWPGVGQLVNGEVVKGLVLLVLFPVAAFTIVFGIGFVLAPAVWLYAVYDAYTTGERLQEEYRAREAPPQA
- a CDS encoding NAD(P)H-hydrate dehydratase; amino-acid sequence: MISSDRMAAVDENAEALGVPRKQLMESSGNAVARRVRDLVDPGASVAVVAGRGNNGGDAFVAARFLDGYDVTVHLLGRAGTIATDIARENWDALRECEYDAREVRDSRNLDLGTPDLVVDAMLGTGVTGEPREPERSAVEAVNATDAVVLAVDVPSGVDADTGEAAGVAVEADHVVTFHDRKPGLDALDADVTVADIGIPPAAERFVGPGDLGSTRRASDSTKGDAGRVFVVGGGPYTGAPALAAQAALRAGADLSFVAVPESVKTPIQGYAEDLIVQPYGSDRLTPERVDGLVETATSYDDVVVLGPGLGTADETLAAVERFLESFDGRAVVDADALSVVPEVDTDATLVCTPNRHELAEMGGPDADDLRARAEEIEAFAADLGHVVLAKGEDDVVTDGERTRICRVGTPGMTVGGTGDTLAGVAAAMLATREPFDAACVAPYVNGRAAELLDESRGDGLLASDLLDAIPTAIWGER
- the moaC gene encoding cyclic pyranopterin monophosphate synthase MoaC, producing MTEREGGAGDGDGGDLTHTDAEGNVQMVDVGAKPDAARRAVAAGEIRLSPSTVEAVRNDEIGKGDVLATARVGAVQAVKHTWEAIPMCHQIPITNVDTEFDVREDRVLLEVAVETTGKTGCEMEALSGVTTGLNVVWDMVKAAEKDDDGQYPGTRVENVRVVAKEKRELSSLS
- the hflX gene encoding GTPase HflX, giving the protein MRVTGAQRDPETAVIAKRVDRGTPDTEEVRELARAAGYRVAGEVTQTRKEDPALCLGEGKVDDLAALVARTDAGVVIFDNRLGPYQTYNLGNRLPDGVEVVDRFRLILDIFGQRAQTRKAQLQVELAELRYELPRVEAKVSLAKRDERPGFMGLGEYDESREQDIKSRISRIREELSQIERDEEHRREQRRESGFDLVALAGYTNAGKSTLLRRVAADLDVDENDDLHPDLDATAESQDELFTTLGTTTRRADMDRRDVLVTDTVGFISDLPHWLVESFKSTLDAVYRADLVLLVVDVSEPIEEIREKLVTSHDTLYERNEAPIVTVLNKVDKVPEEEVEEKKAALSALAPSPVAVSGREGTGVDDLLDRIDAELPPYERERLVLPMTDETMSLVSWIHDNAVVHAVDYGEQVVVDFEARPVVVEKSRAKAGELPVPAE
- a CDS encoding FUN14 domain-containing protein translates to MNVDVAQLGLDLGAGSVVGAVTGFAAKKVAKLVAVLVGVQLALFKYLESQRILVVDWERLSAGLLKAGGAASSNAPPSWLTSLLSTASVTGGFAAGFLLGFRAG
- a CDS encoding ribosome assembly factor SBDS is translated as MISLDEAVTARLESHGARFEVLVDPDAALAIKRDEFDGELEEVIAAEDVFEDASRGDRPAESDLEDAFGTTDPMEIIPEVIKRGEIQITAEQRREMQEQKRRRLVDRIARNAVNPQMDNAPHPPERIERALEEAGFTVDPMLPVEGQVDDALDALRPIIPIRFDEVVMAVRVPPEYAGSAQARIRQFGDLQREEWQNDGSWVGVVEFPAGLQNEFYDLVNETSSGEADTRIIKDEDELSTR
- the psmA gene encoding archaeal proteasome endopeptidase complex subunit alpha, whose amino-acid sequence is MQGQSQQQAYDRGITIFSPDGRLYQVEYAREAVKRGSASIGVRTTDGVVLVADKRISSPLLEGSSVEKLHKADDHIGIASAGHVADARQLIDYARRQAQINQLRYGEPISVETLTKAVTDNIQQYTQVGGARPFGVALIIGGIDDSGRPRLFETDPSGTPYEWKALAVGADRSAIEDYLKEHYREEMDLDSGVGLALNALASVSDDGLRSDGLGIATIDAETEQYDEFDEEKIASYLEEHDLLADEEQ
- a CDS encoding Rpp14/Pop5 family protein; this translates as MRHLPKHLRPRWRYLGVGLEGWPDADFDRGAFQREVWYAAQNLVGDAGSAALDLSVYGFAFEDGAGYAVVRVRRGEVSRGRAVLACVREVDGHPIGVTVRGVGGTVRACEERYIRRPPELSEENTVAFEGAERPAVARDDRVDVRVESGFAGATGHDLN